The following proteins are encoded in a genomic region of Pseudomonadales bacterium:
- a CDS encoding LysR family transcriptional regulator, with the protein MTLTELKYLVTLAELGHFGKAAEACHVSQPTLSIALKKLEDNLGVTLIERSKSRIVPSATGEAIIQQAKEVLKQASIIKDIAHSGKNALSSPLKIGAIFTVGPYLFPHLLPQLKQLAPEMPLIIEESYTAVLRKKLVDTQLDAIIVALPFSEPDVVTKPLYEEPFVAMLPIDHPLAAQSALKANDLLSETVLLLGEGHCFRDQIFQAMPELKQKLQQNQYAMAASANTSLDTLKHMVASGLGITILPLSAAGLHNDLHQSVCIKPFAGKTGAAMSRTVALAWRMSFPRFEAMDVLGQAVNRCDLPIQ; encoded by the coding sequence ATGACTTTAACAGAACTCAAGTACCTCGTCACGCTAGCAGAGCTTGGCCACTTTGGTAAAGCAGCCGAAGCCTGCCACGTGTCGCAACCCACCCTCAGTATTGCCTTAAAAAAGCTGGAAGACAATCTTGGGGTGACCTTGATAGAGCGCAGTAAAAGTCGGATTGTACCTTCAGCCACGGGCGAGGCGATCATTCAACAAGCTAAGGAAGTGCTAAAGCAAGCCTCAATCATTAAAGATATTGCTCATTCGGGTAAAAACGCCTTGAGCAGCCCGCTAAAGATCGGCGCCATATTTACCGTTGGGCCCTATTTATTCCCGCATTTATTACCACAGCTTAAGCAATTAGCGCCAGAAATGCCGCTAATTATTGAAGAGAGCTACACCGCTGTGTTACGGAAAAAGCTGGTGGATACCCAGCTTGATGCCATCATCGTAGCACTGCCGTTCAGCGAACCTGACGTCGTGACTAAGCCGCTATACGAAGAACCTTTTGTCGCCATGCTGCCCATCGATCATCCGCTTGCTGCTCAGTCGGCATTAAAGGCCAATGATTTATTATCCGAGACCGTGTTACTTCTTGGCGAGGGTCACTGTTTTCGCGATCAAATATTTCAAGCGATGCCCGAGCTCAAACAAAAACTACAGCAAAATCAATACGCCATGGCCGCCAGTGCCAATACGTCTTTGGATACGCTAAAACATATGGTGGCATCAGGCCTTGGCATTACTATTTTGCCGTTGAGCGCGGCTGGGCTTCACAATGATTTACATCAATCTGTTTGTATCAAGCCATTTGCGGGCAAAACCGGTGCGGCGATGAGCAGAACGGTGGCATTGGCTTGGCGTATGAGCTTTCCGCGCTTTGAAGCCATGGATGTGCTCGGTCAGGCCGTGAATCGCTGCGACCTGCCTATTCAGTAA